The Gordonia sp. KTR9 genome contains a region encoding:
- a CDS encoding alpha/beta fold hydrolase: protein MPPSALAATDPPVDEPTPVVLVHGIRVSGATLHRVAAAVAATAPAGRDVVTPDLPGHGRRRAERFTMDAAVDAVVAEIERFGRPAVVAGMSMGGYVAMAAASRHPHHVAALVPMCATAQPSRILAAPFETFGAVTSLLPRQAAVISQALTRLAVGRQVSEDMEIGGLSLGSIADVVAELKHFDALGEVGRYPGRTVFVNGRQDQFRVHERRFVEAAADATLTIVPRASHLFPLIQPELAGRLVGEVAAGCDHAGALGHELDS from the coding sequence ATGCCTCCGTCAGCCCTTGCCGCGACCGATCCGCCGGTGGACGAACCCACCCCCGTCGTCCTCGTCCACGGGATACGGGTGAGTGGAGCGACACTGCACCGGGTGGCTGCCGCGGTGGCGGCGACGGCCCCTGCGGGCAGGGATGTCGTCACCCCCGATCTCCCCGGGCACGGACGGCGTCGGGCGGAGAGGTTCACGATGGACGCTGCCGTCGACGCCGTCGTCGCCGAGATCGAGCGGTTCGGCCGGCCGGCGGTCGTGGCCGGCATGTCGATGGGCGGTTATGTGGCGATGGCGGCCGCGAGTCGCCATCCACATCACGTCGCGGCGCTGGTGCCCATGTGCGCGACCGCGCAACCCAGTCGGATCCTCGCGGCACCGTTCGAGACATTCGGGGCGGTGACATCGCTCCTGCCACGCCAGGCGGCGGTCATCAGCCAGGCGCTCACCCGCCTGGCCGTCGGCAGGCAGGTGTCCGAGGACATGGAGATCGGCGGGTTGTCGCTCGGGTCCATCGCCGACGTCGTGGCCGAGCTCAAGCACTTCGACGCGCTCGGCGAGGTCGGTCGTTATCCGGGCCGCACGGTCTTCGTCAACGGGCGTCAGGATCAGTTCCGGGTCCACGAGCGACGGTTCGTCGAAGCCGCGGCGGACGCGACCCTCACCATCGTCCCGCGCGCGAGTCATCTCTTCCCACTCATCCAGCCCGAACTCGCGGGACGCCTCGTGGGCGAGGTGGCGGCGGGCTGCGACCATGCCGGTGCGCTCGGGCACGAACTCGACTCATAG
- a CDS encoding ABC-F family ATP-binding cassette domain-containing protein yields the protein MPSSIVLSDVSFAWPDGTVVFDHLDLTLGAETYALIGANGAGKSTLLGLIAGRLRPASGSITVAGDASTTEVGVVVQDPQSDPSTTVARALGIHEIRCAIERIENGSVDPQDFDAVGDDWGVEERAIGLLEQMGLPRDLDRAVGAMSGGEATLLAIVAALIANPAILLLDEPTNNLDTDSRARLFDAIDSFTGTVVVVSHDLELLERVDATVELYRGRVRLFGGPYSQYREIIDAEQEAAEAAVATAAGDLRKQRREMSEALIKLDRRARTGATAEREKRVPKIVAHNRRSEAQVSAGKLRNAHRDDVASAATRLDEAREDIRADRTARIVVPTPEVAPRAQIIVDDRLRVDGPERVALVGPNGSGKSTLIADVIARESVVVPYAFVPQQITFADPTVSIAEHLARTHPDISTQEVRAHLARFLFRGARADRALAELSGGERLRVALADALLGDPTPRLLILDEPTNNLDLDTVTQLVDALEAWSGALLVVSHDAGFLDRIGIERRISPTGADDEAPAAEPAVDVQEDR from the coding sequence ATGCCGTCTTCCATCGTGCTGTCCGACGTCTCGTTCGCCTGGCCCGACGGGACTGTCGTCTTCGATCACCTCGACCTCACTCTCGGCGCCGAGACGTATGCCCTGATCGGCGCGAACGGCGCGGGCAAATCGACGCTCCTCGGCCTCATCGCGGGCCGGCTGCGTCCGGCGTCCGGCAGCATCACCGTCGCGGGCGATGCGTCGACAACCGAGGTCGGTGTGGTCGTGCAGGACCCGCAGTCCGACCCGTCCACCACCGTGGCCCGGGCGCTCGGCATCCACGAGATCCGTTGTGCGATCGAACGAATCGAGAACGGGTCGGTCGATCCGCAGGACTTCGACGCCGTCGGGGACGACTGGGGTGTCGAGGAGCGCGCGATCGGTCTCCTCGAGCAGATGGGCCTGCCACGCGACCTCGACCGCGCGGTCGGCGCCATGTCCGGCGGTGAGGCCACCCTGCTGGCGATCGTCGCCGCGCTCATCGCCAACCCGGCGATCCTGCTTCTCGACGAGCCGACCAACAACCTGGACACCGACTCCCGCGCACGGCTTTTCGACGCCATCGACTCGTTCACGGGCACGGTCGTCGTGGTGAGTCACGACCTCGAACTCCTCGAGCGGGTCGACGCGACGGTCGAGCTCTATCGCGGTCGCGTGCGGCTGTTCGGCGGCCCGTACTCGCAGTACCGCGAGATCATCGACGCCGAGCAGGAAGCCGCCGAGGCCGCCGTCGCCACCGCGGCCGGCGACCTGCGCAAGCAGCGCAGGGAGATGTCCGAGGCCCTGATCAAACTCGACCGGCGGGCCCGGACAGGTGCCACCGCGGAGCGCGAGAAGCGGGTGCCGAAGATCGTCGCGCACAATCGCCGGAGCGAGGCCCAGGTGTCGGCGGGTAAACTGCGCAACGCCCATCGCGACGACGTGGCCTCCGCGGCAACACGTCTCGACGAGGCCCGCGAGGACATCCGGGCCGATCGCACCGCGCGGATCGTCGTACCGACGCCGGAGGTCGCCCCTCGTGCCCAGATCATCGTCGACGACCGCCTGCGCGTCGACGGACCCGAGCGGGTGGCGCTCGTCGGGCCCAACGGTTCCGGAAAATCCACGCTGATCGCCGACGTGATCGCCCGCGAATCCGTGGTCGTGCCCTACGCGTTCGTGCCCCAGCAGATCACCTTCGCCGACCCGACCGTCTCGATCGCCGAACACCTGGCGCGGACCCACCCGGACATCTCCACCCAGGAGGTCCGGGCGCACCTCGCGCGCTTCCTGTTCCGGGGCGCCCGCGCCGATCGCGCGCTCGCCGAACTGTCCGGCGGCGAGCGCCTGCGAGTCGCCCTGGCCGACGCCCTGCTCGGCGACCCGACGCCGAGACTCCTGATCCTGGACGAACCGACCAACAATCTCGATCTCGACACCGTCACGCAGCTCGTCGACGCTCTCGAGGCATGGTCCGGCGCGCTGCTGGTGGTCTCCCACGACGCCGGGTTCCTCGACCGGATCGGAATCGAGCGGCGTATCTCCCCGACGGGCGCGGATGACGAAGCCCCCGCGGCCGAACCCGCCGTCGACGTCCAGGAAGACCGCTGA
- a CDS encoding MBL fold metallo-hydrolase, with amino-acid sequence MVPIEVTGVLQKQAWADKVLPPVEEVRPRLWSIPVPMGPNPLRYILVYALGLPDGGLALIDAGWPSDESWDVLVAGIRSTGHDITDVRSIGVTHLHPDHFGLVPRLLEHVDAELWMHRGDARYLRHHSDDEVESQLRQARSELRMLGAPTEVADEGFIGFIRMPDGRTVDRELTGDAPLDIPGWDLRAIWTPGHTAGHLCFADDTAGVIFTGDHLLPRISPNISTNPMQTDNPLADYLISLANTEKMRDHEALPSHEYRFRGLGDRVTGLLEHHEDRLAEITATVARHPESSAWEITRSVTWSRPFEELSLTLSRLALRETHAHLIVLQERGILDARVPADDPAAPGPIRWFLADGATPPAPQSVSTSEST; translated from the coding sequence ATGGTCCCGATCGAGGTCACCGGCGTGCTGCAGAAACAGGCCTGGGCCGACAAGGTGCTGCCGCCGGTCGAGGAGGTCCGGCCGCGACTGTGGTCGATCCCGGTGCCCATGGGTCCCAATCCGCTGCGCTACATCCTCGTCTACGCTCTCGGACTGCCCGACGGCGGCCTCGCGCTCATCGACGCCGGCTGGCCGTCGGACGAGTCGTGGGATGTCCTCGTCGCAGGCATCCGCTCCACCGGACACGACATCACCGACGTCCGTTCCATCGGTGTGACCCACCTCCATCCCGACCATTTCGGGCTCGTGCCGCGTCTCCTCGAGCACGTCGACGCCGAGCTGTGGATGCATCGCGGCGACGCCCGCTACCTGCGTCACCATTCCGACGACGAGGTGGAGAGCCAGCTCCGGCAGGCGCGGTCCGAACTCCGGATGCTCGGCGCACCGACCGAGGTCGCCGACGAAGGGTTCATCGGTTTCATCCGCATGCCCGACGGCCGGACCGTCGACCGCGAACTGACCGGCGACGCCCCCCTCGACATCCCCGGCTGGGATCTCCGAGCCATCTGGACGCCCGGCCACACCGCGGGACATCTCTGCTTCGCCGACGACACCGCCGGTGTCATCTTCACCGGCGACCACCTGTTGCCGCGGATCAGTCCGAACATCTCGACCAACCCCATGCAGACCGACAATCCCCTCGCCGATTACCTGATCTCGCTGGCCAACACGGAGAAGATGCGCGACCACGAGGCGCTGCCGTCCCACGAGTACCGGTTCCGAGGTCTCGGCGACCGGGTGACCGGCCTGCTCGAGCACCACGAGGACCGGCTCGCCGAGATCACCGCGACCGTCGCCCGGCATCCGGAGAGCTCGGCCTGGGAGATCACCCGGTCGGTGACCTGGTCACGCCCGTTCGAGGAGCTGTCGCTCACCCTCAGCCGACTCGCGCTGCGGGAGACGCACGCCCACCTGATCGTCCTGCAGGAGCGAGGCATCCTCGACGCTCGCGTACCCGCCGACGACCCGGCCGCACCGGGCCCGATCCGCTGGTTCCTGGCCGATGGCGCCACACCGCCTGCGCCACAATCGGTTTCCACTTCCGAAAGCACCTGA
- a CDS encoding enoyl-CoA hydratase/isomerase family protein, producing the protein MSFLRTSVSNGVGEIVLDRPKALNALDQSMIDDMYVTLGEWGDDDAIDTVLVTSASERAFCAGGDIRAIREHAIDGDAASISRYFGSEYRLDQLVADYPKPYISLIDGAAMGGGLGISVHGEIRVVTEKAMIAMPETAIGFFPDIGSTYFLPRLPEGVGMWLGLTGARIRGVDAVAVGLATHFVSSADLPAVADMIRSGAPLADALATSGTEQTSDVPLRKIGEYFADDNVNAILGGLRGAVGDDWAQEMVGLLESASPTSLWVTAAMISAGAKSGIDECFDRELHAAQEITKTHDFREGVRAVLVDKDRSPVFDPAAIDDVDPALVARIVGAAAG; encoded by the coding sequence ATGTCTTTTCTCCGCACCTCCGTGTCCAACGGCGTCGGCGAGATCGTCCTGGACCGCCCCAAGGCCCTCAATGCGTTGGACCAGAGCATGATCGACGACATGTACGTCACCCTCGGCGAATGGGGTGACGACGACGCGATCGACACCGTCCTGGTAACCTCGGCGAGCGAGCGGGCCTTCTGCGCCGGTGGTGACATCCGCGCGATCCGCGAGCACGCCATCGACGGCGATGCGGCGTCGATCAGCAGATACTTCGGCAGTGAGTACCGACTCGATCAGCTCGTCGCCGACTACCCGAAGCCGTACATCAGCCTGATCGACGGGGCGGCGATGGGCGGCGGACTCGGCATCAGCGTCCACGGCGAGATCCGGGTGGTCACCGAGAAGGCGATGATCGCGATGCCCGAGACGGCGATCGGCTTCTTCCCGGACATCGGTTCGACCTACTTCCTTCCGCGGCTTCCCGAAGGCGTGGGCATGTGGCTCGGTCTCACCGGCGCCCGGATCCGCGGTGTCGACGCGGTGGCCGTCGGTCTGGCAACGCATTTCGTCTCCTCCGCGGACCTGCCGGCGGTCGCCGACATGATCCGTTCCGGCGCACCGCTGGCCGACGCGCTGGCCACCTCCGGCACCGAGCAGACGAGCGACGTGCCGTTGCGAAAGATCGGTGAGTACTTCGCCGACGACAACGTCAACGCCATCCTCGGCGGCCTGCGCGGCGCGGTCGGCGACGACTGGGCCCAGGAGATGGTGGGTCTGCTCGAGAGCGCCTCACCCACGAGCCTGTGGGTCACCGCGGCGATGATCAGTGCCGGTGCGAAGTCGGGAATCGACGAGTGCTTCGACCGCGAACTCCATGCGGCGCAGGAGATCACGAAGACCCACGACTTCCGCGAGGGTGTGCGGGCAGTGCTCGTCGACAAGGACCGGAGTCCCGTGTTCGATCCGGCCGCGATCGACGACGTCGACCCCGCACTGGTGGCACGGATCGTCGGTGCCGCCGCTGGTTGA